The following coding sequences lie in one Treponema socranskii subsp. buccale genomic window:
- a CDS encoding RHS repeat domain-containing protein has protein sequence MYLEETRIVTKLCLRNDPRADAEELQQYFYHSDHLGSASLISDYKGDEYQRIEYTPYGETWIERTDNKGLAYLPYKFTAKELDPETGLYYYGARYLDSKYSTWISTDPALGDYIPQAPINDEARKHNQNLPGMGGIFNHINCNLYAYGANNPVRYIDPDGNDNKVAIVGNADKWGERKSFYEAAVNNGYTVVSANWIICLKGIGNYGATTSGINAIKALRNSASKNNPITDLYFSTHGVPYAIDFGNVGNNLYEDNVSDFISGFRSGKEAAFIADLKKLVDEGLMAEDVTIVLGGCNSGANPNNHKNSTNVNTKAWANSKDPINIAQAISKALPKATVIANRTSVDSGVGLDNAVIYKNGVEQ, from the coding sequence GTGTATTTGGAAGAGACGAGAATAGTAACGAAGCTTTGCCTCAGAAACGATCCTCGTGCGGATGCGGAAGAATTACAGCAATATTTCTACCATTCCGATCATTTAGGTTCTGCAAGTCTCATTTCCGACTATAAAGGCGATGAATATCAACGTATAGAATACACGCCGTACGGCGAGACGTGGATTGAACGGACAGACAACAAAGGTCTTGCATATCTTCCATACAAGTTTACGGCAAAAGAGCTCGATCCTGAAACCGGTCTCTACTACTACGGGGCACGGTATCTCGACAGTAAATATTCTACATGGATTTCTACCGATCCGGCTCTGGGCGATTACATTCCGCAGGCTCCCATAAACGACGAGGCACGCAAACATAACCAAAATTTGCCCGGTATGGGCGGAATCTTCAATCACATCAATTGCAATTTGTATGCCTATGGGGCAAACAACCCGGTACGCTATATAGACCCGGATGGGAATGATAATAAAGTTGCAATAGTTGGAAATGCAGATAAATGGGGAGAGAGAAAATCATTTTATGAAGCAGCAGTGAATAATGGCTATACTGTTGTATCAGCTAATTGGATTATTTGTTTAAAGGGGATAGGGAATTATGGCGCTACTACTTCTGGTATAAATGCAATAAAGGCACTTCGCAATAGTGCTTCAAAAAATAATCCAATAACAGATTTATATTTTTCTACGCATGGTGTGCCTTACGCTATTGATTTTGGTAATGTCGGTAATAATCTTTATGAGGATAATGTTTCTGATTTTATTTCTGGTTTTAGGTCAGGAAAAGAAGCAGCTTTCATCGCTGATTTAAAAAAATTAGTTGATGAAGGATTGATGGCGGAAGATGTTACGATAGTATTGGGCGGATGTAATAGTGGTGCCAATCCTAATAATCATAAAAATTCAACTAATGTAAATACAAAGGCGTGGGCAAATTCTAAAGACCCAATAAATATAGCTCAAGCAATTTCAAAAGCATTACCAAAAGCAACTGTTATAGCTAATAGAACAAGTGTAGACTCCGGTGTCGGTCTTGACAATGCAGTAATTTATAAAAACGGAGTTGAACAATGA
- a CDS encoding SPOR domain-containing protein: MEQKGTLWIIAAVGIFLLAVLLPAIILFKPDTHKVQSTTPIVKPSSGGWIAAGTPSPAGSASENETAKGDVPADKIDFENPAKPEAGETQSTERSATTQVGDMTVFAQNATVYGIENPRNTQSAPDGSTLIDLNTLRSSDTSPSDTVIPKNETSAKSMETARQTSRASSIDTREDGAKEVPTASQYSAAKSRSAATVSPTQKPSSAPKTAVTKNNASKGNTAKKSVTPKATQKNTAAKPKAKTSAGKTQYWVQAASFANKNGADAARSVLDENKISADVFTYKDGKGKVFYRVRIGPYVTKSEAEYWRTRVGQINDFKSGESYITQTSSATD, translated from the coding sequence ATGGAACAAAAAGGTACTTTATGGATTATCGCTGCAGTCGGCATATTTTTGCTTGCCGTCCTTTTACCTGCGATCATCCTCTTTAAACCCGATACGCACAAAGTACAGTCGACGACACCGATCGTAAAACCCTCGTCGGGCGGCTGGATAGCGGCAGGGACACCTTCTCCTGCCGGCAGCGCTTCCGAAAATGAAACGGCTAAAGGCGATGTACCTGCAGATAAAATCGATTTCGAAAATCCGGCAAAACCGGAAGCCGGAGAAACGCAAAGTACGGAACGGAGTGCAACAACGCAAGTCGGAGATATGACCGTGTTTGCGCAAAATGCGACCGTGTACGGCATTGAAAATCCCCGAAATACGCAGAGCGCTCCGGACGGCTCCACGCTGATCGATTTGAATACGCTCCGATCGAGCGATACTTCTCCGAGCGATACCGTTATACCGAAAAATGAAACGAGCGCCAAATCGATGGAGACGGCAAGACAAACATCCCGCGCATCTTCGATAGACACGAGAGAAGACGGTGCAAAAGAAGTACCGACTGCATCGCAATATTCCGCAGCGAAATCTCGAAGTGCGGCAACCGTCTCTCCGACACAAAAACCCTCGTCCGCTCCGAAAACGGCGGTGACGAAAAATAACGCTTCGAAAGGAAACACGGCAAAAAAATCCGTTACGCCGAAAGCGACACAAAAAAATACCGCGGCAAAACCGAAAGCAAAAACGAGTGCGGGAAAAACGCAGTATTGGGTGCAGGCCGCTTCTTTTGCAAATAAAAACGGCGCAGATGCGGCACGGAGCGTTCTCGACGAAAACAAAATTTCCGCCGATGTGTTTACGTACAAAGACGGTAAAGGAAAAGTGTTTTACCGCGTGAGGATAGGTCCCTACGTGACGAAAAGCGAAGCCGAATACTGGCGGACGCGGGTCGGTCAGATAAACGATTTTAAATCGGGAGAAAGCTATATTACGCAGACTTCTTCTGCAACGGATTGA
- a CDS encoding DeoR/GlpR family DNA-binding transcription regulator, which translates to MKIKAGNFMGKLENREVRFERVIQIVNERKKITTKELSELIGVSEMTVRRDLDILQKSGALRRLHGFAASLNNTSDNRMNSLEEFSYDLRYASIQHLKEKEKIAKYAASLIRPDDWIFMDNGTTTARIPSFLPNEIEFTVLCSNFALMEGLLKFSNIELVMSGGYYNKIDQTFTSDQSQTFIRTLRAKKAFLSASGVHESLGITCINAHSVGNKRAFIESAAQRILLLDSSKFGVVTANYFAEFDEIDMVITDSGITPKWIKILENHNIDVRIA; encoded by the coding sequence ATGAAAATCAAGGCAGGTAATTTTATGGGTAAATTGGAAAATCGCGAAGTAAGGTTTGAAAGAGTTATTCAAATTGTAAATGAGAGAAAAAAAATAACTACCAAGGAGCTTTCAGAACTTATAGGGGTTTCCGAAATGACAGTAAGAAGGGACCTTGATATTCTTCAAAAAAGCGGAGCATTGCGTAGACTGCATGGCTTTGCTGCGTCATTAAATAATACATCAGATAATCGGATGAATTCGTTAGAAGAATTTTCGTATGATTTGAGATATGCGAGTATCCAGCACTTAAAAGAAAAAGAGAAAATTGCCAAGTACGCTGCATCCTTAATTAGACCAGATGACTGGATATTTATGGATAATGGGACAACAACTGCAAGAATCCCTTCATTTCTTCCAAATGAAATTGAGTTCACAGTACTTTGCAGCAATTTTGCTCTAATGGAAGGGCTCCTGAAATTCTCTAATATTGAACTTGTTATGTCCGGAGGATACTATAACAAGATAGATCAAACCTTTACATCAGATCAATCTCAAACATTTATTCGTACTTTGCGCGCAAAGAAGGCTTTCCTTTCAGCGTCGGGAGTACACGAGTCGCTTGGAATAACGTGCATTAATGCACATAGCGTGGGTAATAAGAGAGCTTTTATTGAATCTGCTGCCCAGAGAATACTGCTGTTGGATTCGAGTAAATTCGGTGTTGTTACCGCAAATTATTTTGCGGAATTTGATGAGATTGATATGGTTATTACGGATAGTGGGATAACCCCTAAATGGATTAAAATCTTGGAAAATCACAATATCGATGTGCGTATTGCATAA